Proteins encoded in a region of the Diabrotica undecimpunctata isolate CICGRU chromosome 10, icDiaUnde3, whole genome shotgun sequence genome:
- the ken gene encoding transcription factor Ken 1, with protein sequence MYSEDQESHGLLTLHYGKHHATIVDEIKTCFASENYADMTFVCDDKTTLSAHKLIMASASPLVRRILGESAHAHGPSVVLIPGIKSNHLRHLLDFLYNGQACIKSSELDSIQELFELLQIKSDIWQSSGSEEAKTQSEDDSSWTAQDNENSDPVTVKKETDDDEKEEGEIKDDDDDTTDDNNLEEQNDGSPNPVNLSLNTKNLNNDEKSDDYENSSDKSDQKNLDVLKIGQSTVKIASKVHELSQFQQNRMKRKSVYIEPIDLKHQDELSQLKPPIADQKLISLVHSPDNYVVTPHRKRRPGFYNAPAQNTAFVPFSPSYIDDATHHHLRYKNLPPLLAAHHPLSLSAPPYLVDRTHTPTPGQHPDTSGPADNVIVKYRPPSADQGLAADSYQAFEHTWGAWSLCQTQVNAPSGNEDSREPPPSFSTSSNDDAAESSSHATGSKQSLPTVQVREYRCEYCGKQFGMSWNLKTHLRVHTGEKPFACRLCVAMFKQKAHLLKHLCSVHRNVISSNDGNSGRFNCCFCPLSFESLPELIRHLSGPHNNLLLSKNMHELK encoded by the exons ATGTACTCGGAGGACCAAGAATCGCACGGCCTATTAACCTTGCATTATGGCAAACACCATGCTACCATAGTTGACGAAATTAAAACTTGCTTTGCTTCAGAGAATTACGCCGACATGACATTCGTATGTGACGACAAAACAACACTGAGTGCTCACAAGTTGATAATGGCGTCCGCAAGTCCTCTAGTTCGCCGCATACTCGGAGAGAGTGCCCATGCTCACGGACCTAGCGTTGTCCTCATCCCTGGAATTAAGAGTAACCACCTGCGCCACCTTCTAGATTTCCTCTACAATGGACAAGCTTGCATCAAG tcgAGTGAACTGGATAGTATTCAAGAGCTATTTGAGTTACTCCAGATCAAATCGGATATATGGCAGTCTTCTGGCTCTGAAGAGGCCAAAACTCAGTCCGAAGATGACAGCAGCTGGACTGCTCAAGACAATGAAAACTCCGATCCAGTCACAGTGAAAAAAGAAACCGACGACGACGAGAAAGAAGAGGGAGAAATTAAAGATGATGACGATGATACCACAGACGATAACAACTTAGAAGAACAAAATGATGGATCTCCGAACCCAGTGAACTTGTCATTGAACACGAAGAATTTAAATAATGATGAAAAATCGGATGATTACGAGAATAGTTCTGAT AAGTCGGATCAGAAGAATTTAGATGTGCTAAAAATTGGCCAGTCAACCGTCAAGATAGCTTCCAAGGTTCATGAACTTTCTCAGTTTCAGCAGAATCGAATGAAACGTAAAAGTGTGTACATAGAACCAATCGACCTCAAACATCAAGACGAACTATCTCAGCTGAAGCCCCCCATAGCCGATCAAAAGTTGATCTCGCTGGTTCATAGCCCAGACAATTACGTAGTTACTCCGCACAGAAAAAGAAGACCAGGCTTTTACAACGCTCCAGCACAAAACACCGCGTTTGTTCCTTTCTCTCCTTCGTACATTGATGATGCAACACATCATCACCTTAGATATAAGAATCTTCCTCCGTTATTGGCAGCTCACCATCCGCTTTCCCTTTCTGCGCCTCCATACTTAGTAGACCGAACACATACACCAACGCCGGGCCAGCATCCAGACACTTCCGGACCAGCAGATAACGTTATAGTTAAGTACAGACCACCTAGTGCAGATCAGGGATTGGCTGCGGATTCTTACCAAGCATTTGAGCACACATGGGGCGCTTGGTCCCTGTGTCAAACCCAAGTCAATGCTCCTTCAGGAAATGAAGACTCTCGAGAACCTCCTCCTTCGTTTTCCACCAGCAGCAATGACGACGCAGCTGAAAGTTCTTCTCATGCGACGGGTAGTAAACAATCGTTACCAACAGTTCAAGTTCGGGAGTATCGGTGTGAATATTGTGGTAAACAGTTCGGAATGTCATGGAATCTCAAGACTCATCTACGTgtgcatactggggaaaaacctttcGCGTGTAGATTGTGCGTGGCGATGTTTAAACAAAAAGCACATTTATTGAAACACTTGTGTTCTGTGCATAGGAATGTTATATCGTCTAATGACGGCAATTCCGGGCGATTTAACTGCTGTTTCTGTCCATTATCGTTCGAATCTCTACCAGAATTAATAAGACATTTATCGGGACCCCATAATAACTTGCTGCTAAGCAAAAACATGCACGAACTCAAGTAG